One segment of Bacillus alkalisoli DNA contains the following:
- a CDS encoding formate--tetrahydrofolate ligase: MKNTTRKVLSDIEIAQQSKLLKIKEIAANLDIHEDELENYGHYKAKISLDLLKRLETKQDGKVILVTAINPTPAGEGKSTVTVGLGQAFHRIGKNAVIAMREPSLGPTMGVKGGATGGGYSQVLPMEDINLHFTGDIHAITTTNNALAAFIDNHIHQGNQLNIDTRRIVWKRVVDLNDRALRNVVVGLGGPSQGVPREDGFDITVASEIMAIFCLANSISDLKKRLAKIVVAYDTSKKPITVADLKVEGALTLLLKDSFKPNLVQTIEHTPAIIHGGPFANIAHGCNSVLATKMAAKLGDYVITEAGFGADLGAEKFLHIKAPSLGSTPEAVVIVATIRALKMHGGVDKKQLTEENVTALQTGITNLKKHVETIQQFGLPFVVAINEFITDSEAEIAFVKEWCEENLIPVALTQVWEKGGEGGIVLANTLLKVMDEPKCEFTPLYQSTDSIEEKIRSIATKVYGAKDVDLAPAVQKQIQQYEGEGWGNLPICMAKTQYSLSDDAKKLGRPTNFTVTIRELKPSIGAGFIVALTGNVMTMPGLPKEPAALKMDVDKDGLAVGLF; encoded by the coding sequence GTGAAAAATACAACAAGAAAAGTATTATCTGACATTGAAATTGCACAACAAAGCAAATTGTTAAAAATCAAAGAAATTGCAGCTAACCTAGATATTCACGAAGACGAATTAGAAAACTATGGACATTATAAAGCTAAAATTTCTTTAGATTTATTAAAAAGATTAGAAACAAAACAAGATGGAAAGGTTATTTTAGTAACAGCAATTAACCCAACACCTGCTGGAGAAGGTAAATCTACTGTTACAGTTGGTTTAGGTCAAGCTTTTCATAGAATAGGAAAAAATGCTGTCATTGCGATGCGTGAACCATCTCTTGGACCAACAATGGGAGTAAAAGGTGGAGCAACTGGTGGGGGATATTCACAAGTTTTACCGATGGAAGATATAAACCTTCACTTTACGGGCGATATTCATGCCATTACAACCACTAATAATGCACTTGCTGCCTTTATCGATAATCATATACATCAAGGAAATCAATTAAATATTGATACAAGAAGAATTGTCTGGAAACGAGTAGTAGACTTAAATGATCGAGCATTAAGAAATGTTGTCGTTGGTCTTGGCGGTCCGAGTCAAGGTGTACCTCGTGAAGACGGTTTTGATATAACGGTAGCTTCGGAAATTATGGCTATTTTTTGCTTAGCCAATAGTATTTCAGATTTAAAGAAGAGACTTGCTAAAATTGTTGTTGCATACGATACGAGTAAAAAACCAATTACGGTTGCAGATTTAAAGGTGGAAGGCGCGTTAACACTTCTATTAAAAGATTCATTTAAACCAAACTTAGTGCAAACGATTGAACATACGCCAGCAATCATTCATGGTGGACCTTTTGCAAACATCGCCCACGGCTGTAATAGTGTGTTAGCTACGAAAATGGCAGCTAAGCTAGGAGACTATGTGATCACTGAGGCTGGCTTTGGCGCAGATTTAGGAGCAGAAAAGTTTTTACATATTAAAGCACCTTCACTAGGTAGCACACCAGAAGCAGTTGTGATTGTAGCAACCATACGTGCTCTAAAAATGCACGGTGGCGTCGACAAAAAACAGCTAACAGAAGAAAACGTTACTGCTTTACAAACAGGAATAACGAACTTAAAGAAACATGTAGAAACAATCCAACAGTTCGGATTACCATTTGTTGTTGCCATTAATGAATTTATTACCGACTCAGAAGCGGAAATTGCTTTCGTTAAAGAATGGTGTGAAGAAAACCTTATTCCAGTTGCGTTAACACAAGTATGGGAAAAAGGCGGAGAAGGCGGAATAGTTCTTGCTAACACATTACTAAAAGTGATGGATGAACCAAAGTGTGAATTTACTCCTTTATATCAATCTACAGATTCTATTGAAGAAAAAATACGCTCCATTGCAACGAAAGTGTACGGGGCAAAAGACGTAGATCTTGCTCCTGCTGTGCAAAAACAAATTCAACAGTACGAAGGAGAAGGTTGGGGGAACCTACCAATTTGTATGGCCAAAACACAATATTCTCTTTCTGATGACGCAAAGAAACTTGGACGACCAACAAACTTTACCGTTACAATTAGAGAACTAAAACCATCCATCGGCGCTGGCTTTATTGTTGCCCTTACAGGAAACGTAATGACGATGCCTGGATTACCAAAAGAACCTGCAGCCTTAAAAATGGACGTAGATAAAGATGGTTTGGCAGTGGGGTTGTTTTAA
- a CDS encoding glutathione peroxidase, producing the protein MTSFYDFKAEDINGNVVSMSEFKDQVVLIVNTASKCGFTPQYDELESLYNDYKDKGFVVLGFPCNQFGNQEPGTEVQIQEFCSLKFNVSFPLFKKVDVNGEEAHPIFTYLKEEAPGLMGSKAVKWNFTKFLVNKEGKPVSRFASATNPNKLRKDIEELL; encoded by the coding sequence ATGACTTCATTTTACGATTTTAAAGCAGAAGACATAAACGGAAACGTAGTGTCTATGTCAGAATTTAAAGACCAAGTTGTCCTAATCGTTAATACAGCAAGTAAATGTGGATTTACTCCTCAATACGATGAACTAGAATCCCTATACAACGACTACAAAGACAAAGGGTTCGTTGTTCTTGGCTTTCCTTGTAATCAGTTTGGCAACCAAGAACCTGGAACGGAGGTACAAATCCAGGAGTTCTGTAGCCTAAAGTTCAATGTATCTTTCCCATTATTTAAAAAAGTAGATGTGAATGGCGAAGAAGCTCATCCCATCTTTACGTATTTAAAAGAAGAAGCACCAGGATTAATGGGGTCAAAAGCTGTTAAGTGGAATTTCACTAAGTTTCTCGTAAACAAAGAAGGCAAACCGGTTTCCCGCTTTGCGTCTGCAACGAATCCAAACAAATTAAGAAAAGATATTGAAGAACTATTATAA